In the Perca flavescens isolate YP-PL-M2 chromosome 20, PFLA_1.0, whole genome shotgun sequence genome, one interval contains:
- the inf2 gene encoding inverted formin-2 — protein MSGKSDGKKKWAAVRGRLGSSQDSDTQPEANLESADPELCIRLLQVPTVVNYSGLRRRLEGSDQTWMVQFLELSGLDLLLEALDRLSGRGCSRIADALLQLTCVSCVRAVMNSSAGIHFIIDNEGYIRKLSQALDTSNTMVKMQVFELLAALSVFSTDGHRLALDALDHYKGVKTQQYRFSVIMNELQATDNVPYMVTLLSVINALIFGTDDLRQRDKMRKQFIALQLLDILPKLR, from the exons ATGTCGGGGAAGTCAGATGGGAAGAAGAAGTGGGCGGCAGTCAGGGGACGCCTGGGCTCCTCGCAGGACTCAGATACACAGCCAGAGGCCAACCTAGAGAGTGCTGATCCAGAGCTGTGTATCAGACTGCTCCAAGTTCCCACCGTGGTCAACTACTCCGGGCTAAGGCGTCGCCTGGAGGGCAGCGACCAGACATGGATGGTCCAGTTCCTGGAGCTGAGTGGGTTGGATCTCCTCCTGGAGGCCCTGGACCGGCTCTCGGGCCGGGGATGCTCTCGCATTGCCGACGCCCTTCTGCAACTCACCTGTGTCAGCTGCGTCCGGGCAGTCATGAACTCCTCTGCAGGGATCCACTTCATTATAGACAATGAAGGATACATTCGGAAGCTATCCCAAG CTTTGGACACTTCCAACACCATGGTGAAAATGCAGGTGTTTGAGCTACTTGCTGCCCTCAGCGTGTTCTCTACAGACGGTCATCGCCTGGCACTGGATGCCCTGGACCACTACAAG GGCGTGAAGACGCAGCAGTATCGCTTCAGTGTGATCATGAACGAGCTGCAGGCCACAGATAACGTCCCTTACATGGTCACACTCCTCAGTGTCATCAACGCCCTCATCTTCGGGACAGATGACCTCCGGCAGAGAGATAAGATGAGAAAGCAGTTTATCG